One region of Citrus sinensis mitochondrion, complete genome genomic DNA includes:
- the cox2 gene encoding cytochrome c oxidase subunit 2 yields MIVLEWLFLTIAACDAAEPWQLGFQDAATPMMQGIIDLHHDIFFFLILILVFVLRILVRALWHFHYQKNPIPQRIVHGTTIEILRTIFPSIIPMFIAIPSFALLYSMDEVVVDPAITIKAIGHQWYRTYEYSDYNSSDEQSLTFDSYTIPEDDLELGQSRLLEVDNRVVVPAKTHLRIIVTSADVPHSWAVPSSGVKCDAVPGRLNQISISVQREGVYYGQCSEICGTNHAFTSIVVEAVPRKDYGSRVSNQLIPQTGEA; encoded by the exons ATGATTGTTCTAGAATGGTTATTCCTCACAATTGCTGCTTGTGATGCAGCGGAACCATGGCAATTAGGATTTCAAGACGCAGCAACACCTATGATGCAAGGAATAATAGATTTACATCACGATATCTTTTTCTTCCTCATTCTGATTTTGGTTTTCGTATTACGGATCTTGGTTCGTGCTTTATGGCATTTCCACTATCAAAAGAATCCAATCCCGCAAAGGATTGTTCATGGAACTACTATCGAGATTCTTCGGACCATATTTCCTAGTATCATCCCGATGTTCATTGCTATACCATCATTTGCTCTCTTATACTCAATGGACGAGGTAGTAGTAGATCCAGCCATTACTATCAAAGCTATTGGACATCAATGGTATCGGACTTATGAGTATTCAGACTATAACAGTTCCGATGAACAGTCACTCACTTTTGACAGTTATACGATTCCAGAAGATGATCTAGAATTGGGTCAATCACGTTTATTAGAAGTGGACAATAGAGTGGTTGTACCAGCCAAAACTCATCTACGTATTATTGTAACATCTGCTGATGTACCTCATAGTTGGGCTGTACCTTCCTCAGGTGTCAAATGTGATGCTGTACCTGGTCGTTTAAATCAGATCTCTATTTCGGTACAACGAGAAGGAGTTTACTATGGTCAGTGCAGTGAGATTTGTGGAACGAATCATGCCTTTAC ATCTATCGTCGTAGAAGCTGTTCCTAGGAAAGATTATGGTTCTCGGGTAT